A window from Actimicrobium sp. CCC2.4 encodes these proteins:
- a CDS encoding PaaI family thioesterase, producing MSNDSLLHSWLEDEQAARVRLAGPGVSSMAQLRERSGLEFLQAIGDGVLPSVPIGALMGFVPICWEPGRMVFQGTPGAQHYNPLGSVHGGYAATLLDSCVGCAVHSMLPAGKGYTTLELKINYIRAITDKIGPVRAEGKTVHVGGQTAIAEGRITDAQGRLYAFATTTCLVFAI from the coding sequence ATGAGTAACGACAGCCTCCTGCACTCCTGGCTGGAGGATGAACAGGCCGCGCGGGTTCGACTTGCCGGCCCCGGCGTCTCGAGCATGGCGCAGTTGCGCGAACGTAGTGGCCTGGAATTTTTGCAGGCGATCGGTGATGGCGTATTGCCGTCAGTACCGATCGGGGCACTGATGGGTTTTGTGCCGATTTGCTGGGAGCCGGGCCGGATGGTCTTCCAGGGCACGCCCGGCGCGCAGCATTACAATCCGCTGGGCAGTGTGCATGGTGGCTATGCCGCGACCTTGCTTGACTCCTGCGTTGGCTGTGCGGTGCATTCGATGCTGCCGGCCGGTAAGGGTTACACGACGCTGGAGTTGAAGATCAATTACATCCGCGCCATCACCGACAAGATCGGTCCGGTGCGGGCCGAAGGCAAGACGGTCCATGTCGGCGGCCAGACCGCGATTGCCGAGGGACGCATTACCGATGCACAGGGCAGGTTGTATGCGTTTGCGACGACGACTTGTCTGGTATTTGCGATCTGA
- a CDS encoding MarR family winged helix-turn-helix transcriptional regulator — MTLLSAPGCTCFALRRLTRTVSRLYDLHMAGVGLKTTQFSLLKHVAAGSQPMAQLALHLSTDRTTLTRNLKPLLEAGWVTLTPGADARQRIVTLTESGQAKVIGAKLAWQAAQLELERTLGPELIHALHGDTASAMQLLTPLLEEKSHANHA; from the coding sequence ATGACACTCCTCTCCGCTCCAGGCTGCACCTGCTTCGCGCTGCGTCGACTGACCCGCACGGTATCGCGGCTCTACGATTTGCACATGGCCGGCGTTGGCCTGAAGACCACGCAATTCTCCCTGCTTAAACATGTCGCTGCCGGTTCGCAGCCGATGGCGCAACTGGCCCTGCACCTGTCGACCGATCGCACGACGCTGACCCGTAACCTGAAACCCCTGCTCGAAGCCGGCTGGGTAACGCTGACGCCAGGTGCCGATGCCCGCCAGCGCATCGTGACCCTGACCGAGTCGGGTCAGGCCAAAGTCATCGGTGCCAAACTGGCCTGGCAAGCCGCGCAACTTGAGCTCGAACGCACGCTCGGCCCCGAACTGATCCACGCATTGCACGGCGATACCGCCAGTGCCATGCAGTTACTGACGCCATTGCTCGAAGAAAAATCCCATGCCAACCACGCCTGA
- a CDS encoding ankyrin repeat domain-containing protein produces MSTLRTVCFPFIFAALCCSAQAADNRAELNLQTLTAARTGNLKLFQQLIDQGASPDTRNRIGDSILITAIKNDRFDIVKRAIELGANIDLANTAKVTPLMAAAFHGRADAARLLLDKNADINAVDRLNKTAMVYAAGNGQTAIVDMLLAKGIQPNATYPNQLTALMWAGAFGHLATVKMLMEHGADANLLDNRGKSVLVMAQENDHPEVVKLLQGTR; encoded by the coding sequence ATGTCCACACTCCGCACTGTTTGTTTTCCCTTCATTTTTGCAGCCTTGTGCTGCAGCGCCCAAGCCGCTGACAACCGCGCCGAACTCAACTTGCAGACGCTGACTGCCGCCCGCACCGGCAATCTGAAACTGTTCCAGCAACTGATCGACCAGGGTGCATCGCCCGATACACGTAACCGCATCGGCGATTCGATCCTGATCACCGCGATCAAGAACGACCGGTTCGATATCGTCAAACGGGCCATCGAACTGGGTGCCAATATCGACCTGGCCAATACCGCCAAAGTCACGCCCTTGATGGCGGCGGCGTTCCATGGTCGTGCAGATGCTGCCCGTTTGCTGCTCGATAAAAATGCCGACATCAACGCCGTTGACCGGCTCAATAAGACCGCAATGGTCTATGCCGCCGGCAATGGTCAGACCGCGATCGTTGACATGCTGCTGGCCAAGGGCATCCAGCCGAACGCCACCTACCCGAACCAGTTGACCGCACTGATGTGGGCCGGTGCCTTCGGCCATCTCGCAACCGTGAAAATGCTGATGGAACATGGTGCGGATGCGAACCTGCTCGACAATCGCGGCAAATCGGTGCTGGTGATGGCGCAGGAAAACGACCATCCGGAAGTCGTGAAATTGTTGCAAGGCACTCGCTAA